One genomic segment of Aliarcobacter cibarius includes these proteins:
- the holA gene encoding DNA polymerase III subunit delta, with protein sequence MYKNEFDNCLRQNKIYKSYMFYGQSIYLIERYALDIAKVLAQGDDIEKLYFDEYDFKDAKNKLLQSSLFSNSNVLLIKIDKKIPKKELDSLVEACNTNPNSRLIIACLGDADFKTMESSFSEKTNSAFVRFFQPSDNEAINFLEFEAKNLGMKYELNALSHLYFMHKTDLALCVNDLKKLAVLDELVNINMVDSNCFGMASVNFEDFLHDLLSGKDISEDLNGILEEGTNEIFILNQITSFVQQLFMISSYARSFGQANPKEILGYIPPKNIWEKKSKLAINRKPKDFEDILEYLLNLELELKIGKIDNINLYLQASLRKFTVLFR encoded by the coding sequence ATGTATAAAAATGAATTCGATAATTGCCTTAGGCAAAATAAAATTTACAAATCATATATGTTTTATGGACAAAGTATATATTTAATTGAAAGATATGCCTTGGATATTGCTAAAGTATTAGCACAAGGTGATGATATTGAAAAGTTATATTTTGATGAGTATGATTTTAAAGATGCTAAAAATAAGCTTCTTCAATCTTCATTGTTTTCAAATAGTAATGTATTGCTTATAAAAATAGATAAAAAAATTCCTAAAAAAGAGTTAGATTCTTTAGTTGAAGCTTGTAATACAAATCCAAATAGCAGGCTTATAATTGCTTGCTTAGGTGATGCAGATTTTAAAACTATGGAGAGTAGTTTTTCAGAAAAAACAAACTCTGCATTTGTAAGGTTTTTTCAGCCAAGTGATAATGAAGCTATTAATTTTTTAGAGTTTGAAGCAAAGAATTTAGGAATGAAATATGAACTAAATGCTTTAAGCCATCTATATTTTATGCATAAAACAGATTTGGCACTTTGCGTAAATGATCTCAAAAAATTAGCTGTTTTAGATGAATTAGTTAATATAAATATGGTTGATTCAAACTGTTTTGGTATGGCTAGTGTAAATTTTGAAGATTTTTTACATGATTTGCTAAGTGGAAAAGATATAAGTGAAGATTTAAATGGAATTTTAGAAGAAGGAACAAATGAAATTTTTATTTTAAATCAAATTACATCTTTTGTTCAACAGTTATTTATGATTAGTTCTTATGCTAGAAGTTTTGGACAAGCAAACCCAAAAGAGATTTTAGGATATATTCCTCCAAAAAATATTTGGGAAAAAAAATCAAAATTAGCAATAAATAGGAAGCCAAAGGATTTTGAAGATATTTTGGAGTATCTTTTAAATCTAGAACTAGAACTTAAAATTGGGAAAATAGATAATATAAATTTGTATTTACAAGCAAGTCTAAGAAAATTTACAGTTTTATTTAGATAA
- the fliW gene encoding flagellar assembly protein FliW yields MYKIVLPILGFEGSSNVSIEKIDEFFSFLVLEDKTKITIVNINVLNKVNFDFEIDEKALSALKIKSKEDFDTYFVVVSQDPIEYSIVNLVSPIFINEKEKLIGQYVTNEKVEPFLATIDKCATLK; encoded by the coding sequence ATGTATAAAATTGTTCTACCAATTTTAGGTTTTGAGGGGTCTTCAAATGTTTCTATTGAGAAAATTGATGAATTTTTCTCATTTTTAGTTTTAGAAGATAAAACTAAGATAACTATTGTAAACATTAATGTTTTAAACAAAGTAAATTTTGATTTCGAAATAGATGAAAAAGCTCTTTCTGCGTTAAAAATCAAATCTAAAGAAGATTTCGATACTTATTTTGTTGTTGTATCTCAAGATCCAATTGAGTACTCGATTGTAAACTTAGTTTCTCCAATTTTCATTAATGAAAAAGAAAAATTAATTGGTCAATATGTAACAAATGAAAAGGTAGAGCCTTTCCTTGCTACAATAGACAAGTGCGCTACACTAAAATAG
- the rpsF gene encoding 30S ribosomal protein S6, producing the protein MSKLKHYETMFILKPTLTEEETVAQLEGIKALFEKNGAEIVSTDNIGIKELAYEIEKQKRGYYYVIYFRAPAAAIAEIERNYRNNEELIRFIFIKFESKKEITSWTKMSDEAAKKASK; encoded by the coding sequence ATGTCAAAATTAAAACATTACGAAACAATGTTTATCTTAAAGCCTACATTAACTGAAGAAGAAACTGTAGCACAGTTAGAAGGAATTAAAGCACTTTTTGAAAAAAATGGTGCAGAAATTGTTTCAACAGATAATATCGGTATTAAAGAGTTAGCTTACGAAATCGAAAAGCAAAAAAGAGGTTATTACTATGTAATATATTTCAGAGCTCCAGCTGCTGCGATTGCAGAAATTGAAAGAAATTACAGAAATAATGAAGAATTAATTAGATTTATATTTATTAAATTTGAATCTAAAAAAGAGATTACTTCTTGGACAAAAATGAGTGATGAGGCAGCAAAAAAAGCTTCTAAATAG
- a CDS encoding divergent polysaccharide deacetylase family protein: MAKKRSKLKTRVRQTKRKLSRKKLSKLFLLLVASIIFVSIGSYFIFLNDNKIEQSSVPIKEIEYSHKQNENLNEKKIFDELKIFEDKKTEENPTKTPETGKEEHFEETNFELEKSYIEENKENINEKIVQKIEEIKKINDEKIIKDEKTKVEEKKELTVKDKESLTKKEPKYDDKSIITSKDKFIHDPKNKPKLVIIIDDVSTQKQKESILNIGYPITMAFLPPTSKNKNSAQIAKDVPFHMIHFPLQASNAFKGPEIGTLTINDSYEQIEARVKQLREWYPNAKYTNNHTGSIFTENDEAMSKLYKALAKYNFIFVDSRTSPKSVAKKYSVKHNMPYIVRNTFLDNTKDFNSIQNQLKDAIRIAKKQGYAIAIGHPYDITFKVLKESKHLLKEVEPVLLNKLPYL; this comes from the coding sequence ATGGCAAAAAAAAGATCAAAACTAAAAACTAGAGTACGTCAGACTAAAAGAAAACTATCAAGAAAAAAATTATCAAAACTATTTTTACTACTGGTAGCATCTATAATATTTGTATCAATTGGTTCATATTTTATATTTTTAAATGATAATAAAATTGAACAATCATCTGTACCAATAAAAGAAATTGAATACTCTCACAAACAAAATGAGAATTTAAATGAAAAAAAGATTTTTGACGAATTAAAAATCTTTGAAGATAAAAAAACTGAAGAAAATCCAACTAAAACTCCTGAAACAGGAAAAGAAGAACATTTTGAAGAAACAAACTTTGAACTAGAGAAAAGTTATATTGAAGAAAACAAAGAAAATATAAATGAAAAAATTGTTCAAAAAATCGAAGAAATAAAAAAAATCAACGATGAAAAAATTATAAAAGATGAAAAAACTAAAGTAGAAGAAAAAAAAGAATTAACAGTCAAAGATAAAGAGAGTTTAACTAAAAAAGAACCTAAATATGATGATAAATCTATAATAACTTCAAAAGATAAATTTATTCATGATCCAAAAAATAAACCAAAACTTGTAATAATCATTGATGATGTAAGTACTCAAAAACAAAAAGAGAGCATCTTAAATATTGGTTATCCGATTACTATGGCTTTCTTGCCACCAACAAGTAAAAATAAAAATTCTGCCCAAATTGCAAAAGATGTTCCATTTCATATGATACATTTTCCTTTACAAGCTTCTAATGCATTTAAAGGTCCAGAAATTGGTACATTAACTATAAATGATTCATATGAACAAATCGAAGCAAGAGTTAAACAACTTAGAGAGTGGTATCCAAATGCAAAATATACAAATAATCATACAGGATCTATATTTACTGAAAATGATGAAGCAATGAGTAAATTATATAAAGCTTTAGCAAAATATAATTTTATTTTTGTAGATAGTAGAACTAGTCCAAAATCTGTTGCAAAAAAATATTCTGTAAAACACAATATGCCTTACATTGTAAGAAATACATTTTTAGATAATACTAAAGATTTTAACTCTATTCAAAATCAGTTAAAAGATGCTATAAGAATAGCTAAAAAACAAGGTTATGCAATAGCTATTGGTCATCCTTATGATATTACATTTAAAGTTTTAAAAGAATCAAAACATCTTCTAAAAGAAGTTGAACCTGTACTTTTAAATAAGCTTCCATATTTATAA
- a CDS encoding single-stranded DNA-binding protein, giving the protein MYNKVIMVGNLTRDIELRYLPSGTAVSKSAIATSYKYKSQAGEQKEEVCFLDINFFGRSAEIANQYLKKGSKVLVEGRLVFEQWTAQDGTTRNRHSLRVEEMKMLDSKSSSEGGSYNSNQGSYNQNYNQIPQNQYNNQNSYDNFGGAASPQKQKFEQRVPEIDIEDDEIPF; this is encoded by the coding sequence ATGTATAATAAAGTAATTATGGTTGGAAACTTAACAAGAGATATCGAGTTAAGATATTTACCTTCTGGAACAGCAGTTTCTAAAAGTGCTATTGCTACTTCGTATAAGTATAAATCACAAGCTGGTGAACAGAAAGAAGAAGTTTGCTTTTTAGATATTAACTTTTTTGGAAGATCAGCTGAAATTGCTAATCAATACCTAAAAAAAGGTTCTAAAGTTTTAGTAGAAGGAAGACTTGTTTTTGAACAGTGGACAGCGCAAGATGGAACTACAAGAAACAGACACTCATTAAGAGTAGAAGAGATGAAAATGTTAGATTCTAAATCTTCAAGTGAGGGTGGTAGTTATAACTCTAATCAGGGGTCATATAACCAAAACTACAACCAAATTCCACAAAATCAATATAACAATCAAAATTCTTATGATAATTTTGGTGGTGCTGCTAGTCCTCAAAAGCAAAAGTTTGAGCAAAGAGTACCTGAAATCGATATTGAAGACGATGAAATACCGTTCTAG
- the ilvC gene encoding ketol-acid reductoisomerase: MAINVFYDKDCNIELIKSKKVAMIGFGSQGHAHAENLRDSGVEIVVGLRQGGSSWKKAEAKGFKVLTVAEATKIADVVMILLPDENQAEIYEKEIKPNLKAGAYLAFGHGFNIHYKRIIPSSNMNIMMIAPKAPGHTVRSEFVKGGGIPDLIAVHQDASGDTKQVALAYASAIGGGRTGIIETTFKDETETDLFGEQAVLCGGATALVQAGFEVLTEAGYEPEMAYFECLHELKLIVDLMYEGGIADMRYSISNTAEYGDYVSGPRVINDESKKAMRQILKEIQNGVFAKDFILEGQAGYPRMNAERANTRASLLEQTGVKLRNMMPWIASKKIVNQETN; this comes from the coding sequence ATGGCTATAAATGTATTCTATGACAAAGATTGTAATATAGAGTTAATAAAATCAAAAAAAGTTGCAATGATTGGATTTGGTTCACAAGGGCATGCTCACGCTGAAAACTTAAGAGATTCTGGAGTTGAAATTGTTGTTGGATTAAGACAAGGTGGATCTTCTTGGAAAAAAGCTGAAGCAAAAGGATTTAAAGTATTAACAGTTGCTGAAGCTACAAAAATTGCTGATGTAGTAATGATATTATTACCAGATGAAAATCAAGCTGAAATCTATGAAAAAGAGATTAAGCCAAATTTAAAAGCTGGTGCTTACTTAGCGTTTGGACACGGTTTCAACATTCACTATAAAAGAATTATTCCAAGCTCAAATATGAACATTATGATGATTGCTCCAAAAGCTCCAGGACATACTGTAAGAAGTGAGTTCGTAAAAGGTGGAGGAATTCCAGATTTAATCGCAGTTCACCAAGATGCATCTGGTGATACAAAACAAGTTGCTTTAGCATATGCTAGTGCAATTGGTGGAGGAAGAACAGGAATTATTGAAACAACTTTCAAAGATGAAACTGAAACTGACTTATTTGGTGAGCAAGCTGTTCTTTGTGGAGGAGCAACTGCTTTAGTTCAAGCTGGATTTGAAGTATTAACTGAAGCTGGTTATGAACCTGAAATGGCTTATTTTGAATGTTTACATGAGTTAAAATTAATCGTTGACTTAATGTATGAGGGTGGAATTGCTGATATGAGATACTCTATTTCTAATACAGCTGAGTATGGAGATTATGTATCTGGTCCTAGAGTTATCAATGATGAGTCAAAAAAAGCTATGAGACAAATCTTAAAAGAGATTCAAAATGGAGTATTTGCTAAAGATTTCATCTTAGAAGGTCAAGCAGGATACCCAAGAATGAACGCAGAAAGAGCAAATACAAGAGCTTCTTTACTTGAGCAAACAGGTGTTAAATTAAGAAATATGATGCCATGGATTGCTTCTAAAAAAATAGTAAACCAAGAAACTAACTAA
- a CDS encoding HPP family protein, producing the protein MFTKTYNNLLIMGSFGASCVLLFGFPKSPFSQPRNVILGHFISSLTGLFFLNFIGDNYISMALTLATAISLMIATRTVHPPAGSNPIIIFLLGSSWDYLIFPTLIGSIILVVVSLFYNNLHKNRSYPEYWF; encoded by the coding sequence ATTTTTACAAAGACTTATAATAATTTATTAATCATGGGTTCATTTGGAGCTAGTTGTGTATTACTTTTTGGTTTTCCAAAAAGTCCATTTTCACAACCAAGGAATGTCATATTAGGTCATTTTATATCATCGCTAACAGGACTATTTTTCTTAAATTTTATTGGAGATAATTATATAAGTATGGCATTAACTTTAGCAACTGCAATATCACTTATGATAGCAACAAGAACAGTTCATCCACCAGCAGGATCTAATCCAATTATAATATTTTTATTAGGTTCATCATGGGATTATTTAATATTTCCAACATTAATAGGTTCAATAATTTTAGTTGTTGTTAGTTTGTTTTACAATAACTTACACAAAAATAGAAGTTATCCTGAATATTGGTTTTGA
- a CDS encoding RNB domain-containing ribonuclease, whose protein sequence is MLKELFKKISEQEFKFSNQEKELIDDYIKDDVIIKNGENYEINSKYKIGILKIDKNFAILEDLVTPIKNIKLELDALNGAFNNDLVLAKRVFNPRSKIKAKIIKVIEGKKAEILVYVKDGSFFTLKENIELKSKNTKKYKNEDVLLIDNKEFNEIKFIGNLNEPNIDEFISLYMYEELYRNTEKVEVEEFKEDSSNRIDLRDLAFCTIDPNSAKDHDDAIYFDEINNLLYVAIADVSYFVKEGSDLDKLAFKKSSTIYLPSRTLPMLPSVLSENLCSLKEGQDRYAYVFKLKLDLKKLKVESSELFSGIIKNHRNFSYGRIDRVLDGKLDLYNDVEKTIFDYLIPLYKITKNFRDSRLKNGYDFRTAENRLKLKNDLLENIEVEKSTASHQLIEECMLLANIEASKKVGALGIFRIHEEPDFKALSKLVDDVNVLGVKAKIKDNVHQTITHIQEEASKLLLRDEVDELIIQSLTQAKYSSKNLGHFGLGFKSYSHFTSPIRRYSDLVLHRILKSKKLPKDLDDICTHISDQERKIDKLVWDFEDRKYARWAKANIGNEIKVKIVDTEKAKAVCYDKVIGLKLVIENYKGQKLFSKHRVKIVSCCLATKLIVAILV, encoded by the coding sequence TTGTTAAAAGAGTTATTCAAAAAAATTTCAGAACAAGAGTTTAAATTTTCAAATCAAGAAAAAGAGCTTATTGATGACTACATAAAAGATGATGTTATTATAAAAAATGGTGAGAATTATGAAATAAATTCAAAATATAAAATTGGAATTTTAAAAATTGATAAGAATTTTGCTATCTTGGAAGATTTAGTAACCCCAATAAAAAATATTAAACTAGAACTAGATGCTTTAAATGGAGCGTTTAATAATGATTTAGTTTTAGCAAAAAGAGTTTTTAATCCAAGAAGTAAAATAAAAGCAAAGATTATAAAAGTAATAGAAGGAAAAAAAGCTGAAATATTAGTATATGTAAAAGATGGTTCTTTTTTTACATTGAAAGAAAATATTGAGTTAAAAAGTAAAAATACAAAAAAGTATAAAAATGAAGATGTTTTGTTAATAGATAATAAAGAGTTCAATGAAATTAAATTTATTGGTAATTTAAATGAACCAAATATAGATGAATTTATAAGTTTGTATATGTATGAAGAGTTATATCGAAATACAGAAAAAGTTGAAGTAGAAGAGTTTAAAGAAGATAGTAGTAATAGAATTGATTTGAGAGATTTAGCATTTTGTACAATAGATCCAAATAGTGCAAAAGATCATGATGATGCAATATATTTTGATGAAATCAATAATTTATTGTATGTAGCAATTGCTGATGTGTCATATTTTGTAAAAGAAGGGAGTGATTTAGATAAATTAGCATTTAAAAAATCATCAACGATATATTTACCAAGTAGAACTTTACCTATGCTTCCATCTGTTTTGAGTGAAAATTTGTGTTCACTAAAAGAGGGACAAGATAGATATGCATATGTTTTTAAATTGAAATTGGATTTAAAAAAGTTAAAAGTTGAAAGTAGTGAATTGTTTTCAGGAATTATAAAAAATCATAGAAATTTTTCTTATGGAAGAATAGATAGAGTTTTGGATGGAAAGCTTGATTTATATAATGATGTTGAAAAAACTATTTTTGATTATTTAATACCACTATATAAAATTACAAAAAACTTTAGAGATAGTAGACTGAAAAATGGTTATGATTTTAGAACAGCAGAGAATAGATTAAAATTAAAAAATGATTTACTTGAAAATATTGAAGTAGAAAAATCAACAGCTTCTCACCAACTAATAGAAGAGTGTATGCTTTTAGCAAATATTGAAGCTAGCAAGAAAGTTGGAGCTTTGGGTATATTTAGAATCCATGAAGAACCTGATTTTAAAGCTTTATCTAAATTAGTTGATGATGTTAATGTTTTAGGAGTAAAAGCAAAGATAAAAGATAATGTTCATCAAACAATTACTCATATACAAGAAGAAGCAAGTAAGTTATTGTTAAGAGATGAAGTTGATGAGCTTATTATTCAAAGTTTGACTCAAGCAAAATATAGTTCAAAAAATTTAGGACATTTTGGATTAGGATTTAAATCTTATTCTCATTTTACAAGTCCGATTAGAAGATATTCAGATTTAGTATTACATCGTATTTTAAAAAGTAAAAAATTACCAAAGGATTTAGATGATATATGTACACATATTTCAGATCAAGAGAGAAAAATAGATAAATTAGTATGGGATTTTGAAGATAGAAAATATGCAAGATGGGCTAAAGCAAATATAGGAAACGAAATTAAAGTAAAAATAGTGGATACAGAAAAAGCCAAAGCTGTATGTTATGATAAAGTTATAGGGCTTAAGCTAGTAATTGAAAATTATAAAGGGCAGAAACTATTTTCAAAACATAGAGTGAAAATAGTTTCTTGTTGTTTAGCTACGAAGCTAATAGTTGCTATTTTAGTGTAG
- the murC gene encoding UDP-N-acetylmuramate--L-alanine ligase, producing MRVHFIGIGGIGLSALARFLNFDGHNVSGSDMKSSPITKELEKEGIKVSCPQEATNITDDLELVIYSAAVTDENPELIEARLKQIRTLSRKEALPIILGDKKNYCVAGAHGKSTTTAILATILQSSALIGAISKEFGSNFRYVNDVVAFEADESDASFLLSNPYCAIVTNAEPEHMEYYHYDYDKFYESYERFISLAKKRVLNAEDKDIAKLKFEDATLLYPSKDIKNLCYTLKDGQPCTKFDLKDYGTFEVWGFGFHIVLNASLAILAALNELDIETIRKNLLNYKGIKKRFDIVQANEKFVVIDDYAHHPTEIEATMKSIELYDNLTNFNNRIVLWQPHKYSRTSDNLEGFKKCFRRCDELIILPLWTVAGEKKIDIDFEKEFASYNPIFADRIVSYKGKIELIKDDKIIKTYDEGIFLGVGAGDITYQLRY from the coding sequence GTGAGAGTTCATTTTATTGGTATTGGTGGAATTGGGCTTTCGGCCTTAGCTAGATTTTTAAATTTTGATGGACATAATGTTAGTGGTAGTGATATGAAAAGTTCTCCAATTACAAAAGAGTTGGAAAAAGAGGGAATAAAAGTATCTTGTCCTCAAGAAGCAACAAATATAACTGATGATTTAGAATTGGTAATTTATTCAGCGGCAGTGACAGATGAAAATCCAGAATTAATAGAAGCTAGGCTTAAACAAATAAGAACTCTTTCAAGAAAAGAGGCATTACCTATAATTTTAGGTGATAAGAAAAACTATTGTGTAGCCGGTGCTCATGGAAAATCGACAACAACTGCAATTTTAGCAACAATCTTACAAAGTAGTGCATTAATTGGTGCAATTTCAAAAGAGTTTGGTTCAAATTTTAGATATGTAAATGACGTTGTTGCTTTTGAAGCAGATGAAAGTGATGCATCATTTTTATTATCAAATCCTTATTGTGCAATAGTTACAAATGCTGAACCTGAGCATATGGAATATTATCATTATGATTATGATAAATTTTACGAATCCTATGAAAGATTTATCTCTTTGGCAAAAAAAAGAGTTTTAAATGCTGAAGATAAAGATATTGCTAAATTAAAATTTGAGGATGCTACACTTTTATATCCAAGTAAAGATATAAAAAATCTTTGTTACACTCTAAAAGATGGGCAACCTTGTACAAAATTTGATTTAAAAGATTATGGTACTTTTGAAGTTTGGGGATTTGGTTTTCATATAGTATTAAATGCTTCTTTAGCAATACTTGCTGCTTTAAATGAGCTTGATATTGAGACTATCAGAAAAAATCTTTTAAACTATAAAGGTATTAAAAAGAGATTTGATATCGTTCAAGCAAATGAAAAATTTGTTGTAATTGATGATTATGCACATCATCCAACAGAGATTGAAGCTACAATGAAATCTATTGAGCTATATGATAATCTTACAAATTTTAATAACAGAATAGTTCTATGGCAACCTCATAAGTATAGTAGAACTAGTGATAATCTCGAAGGTTTTAAAAAATGTTTTAGAAGATGTGATGAGTTAATTATTCTTCCTTTGTGGACTGTAGCTGGTGAGAAAAAAATAGATATCGATTTTGAAAAAGAGTTTGCTTCATATAATCCAATTTTTGCTGACAGAATTGTTTCATACAAAGGAAAAATTGAACTTATAAAAGATGATAAAATTATTAAAACTTATGATGAAGGAATATTTTTAGGTGTTGGAGCTGGTGATATAACTTATCAATTAAGATACTAA
- a CDS encoding COG3400 family protein has product MKKILIILDGIVAKKLLQRIVESNTGDNNYDVVYLNDVILPVQKPSNFTFYKFDPTSNSKLAMVLGKNIHSEVLMALNSKDEMLSVIKNIREYKKNLQITILDYWGIKLNDPFLNIYKGIEVLANGMVERLPNVPVLAQNIGLKQGEIMEIRIPFGSSYAYRSIASIEQKQWRIFGIYRNQKMLDLKPTLVLKPNDLILVIGKPTVLMNIYNVIGKTQGQFPMPFGSKIYLYLDLYLESEKSVKKALAEAKFLNNKLKNSLLIIKITRPTTVHIMDIIKDEVRHFPTIILQIDYANKGFKEIIKEDSRKYNIGLLMLTLPMFKNKEAIKDVIFDLKIPIFKFGKESLRAVKNVGVVLNDSGNYEQISPIVFDVASQLKVKTKIFDFDPIGEKDNQVRLLDHFESLAKIFNEKLEIIQGSENPIRELRKQKEILQILPLKEKMFRKRFFIKFFYTNSDLVSFDIDRFNQILIPVSDEQ; this is encoded by the coding sequence ATGAAAAAAATATTAATTATACTTGATGGTATCGTTGCAAAGAAGTTATTACAAAGAATAGTTGAGTCAAATACAGGTGACAATAACTATGATGTTGTTTACTTAAATGATGTGATTTTACCAGTTCAAAAACCTTCAAATTTTACTTTTTATAAGTTTGATCCAACATCAAATTCAAAATTAGCTATGGTATTAGGAAAAAATATACATAGTGAAGTTTTAATGGCTCTTAATTCAAAAGATGAGATGTTGAGTGTTATAAAAAATATAAGAGAATATAAAAAAAATCTTCAAATAACAATTTTGGATTATTGGGGAATAAAGTTAAATGATCCATTTTTAAATATATATAAAGGGATTGAAGTTTTAGCAAATGGAATGGTTGAAAGATTACCTAATGTTCCAGTTTTAGCTCAAAATATTGGTTTAAAACAAGGTGAAATTATGGAGATAAGAATTCCTTTTGGAAGTTCTTATGCTTACCGTTCAATTGCTTCAATAGAACAAAAACAGTGGAGAATTTTTGGTATTTATAGAAATCAAAAAATGCTTGATTTAAAACCAACATTAGTTTTAAAACCAAACGATTTGATTTTGGTTATTGGGAAACCTACTGTTTTAATGAATATATACAATGTTATAGGTAAAACTCAAGGTCAATTCCCTATGCCTTTTGGGAGTAAAATTTACTTGTATTTAGACCTTTATTTAGAAAGTGAAAAAAGTGTAAAAAAAGCTCTTGCAGAAGCTAAGTTTTTAAACAATAAGTTGAAAAACTCACTTCTCATCATTAAAATAACAAGACCTACAACTGTTCATATAATGGATATTATTAAAGATGAAGTAAGACATTTTCCGACTATTATTTTACAAATTGATTATGCAAATAAAGGATTTAAAGAGATAATAAAAGAAGATTCAAGAAAATATAATATTGGTTTATTAATGCTTACACTTCCTATGTTTAAAAATAAAGAAGCAATAAAAGATGTTATTTTTGATCTAAAAATCCCTATATTTAAATTTGGAAAAGAGAGTTTAAGAGCTGTAAAAAATGTTGGAGTTGTTTTAAATGATAGTGGAAATTATGAACAAATATCTCCAATAGTTTTTGATGTTGCATCTCAACTTAAAGTTAAAACAAAAATATTTGATTTTGATCCTATTGGAGAAAAAGATAATCAAGTAAGGTTACTTGATCATTTTGAGAGTTTAGCAAAGATATTTAATGAGAAGCTTGAGATTATTCAAGGTAGTGAAAATCCAATTAGAGAGCTTAGAAAACAAAAAGAAATTTTACAAATTTTACCTTTAAAAGAGAAAATGTTTAGAAAGAGATTTTTTATAAAGTTCTTTTACACAAATAGTGATTTAGTATCTTTTGATATAGATAGATTTAACCAAATATTAATACCAGTATCTGATGAACAATAA
- the rpsR gene encoding 30S ribosomal protein S18 — protein MAERRKYGKKSCKYTEMKVDFIDYKNTELLKISMSERGKIMPRRLTGNSKNAQEMVEKAIKRARHMALVPYVVDTQNVSDTAYARTFL, from the coding sequence ATGGCAGAAAGAAGAAAATACGGAAAAAAATCTTGTAAATATACTGAAATGAAAGTTGATTTCATTGATTATAAAAACACTGAGTTATTAAAAATTTCTATGAGTGAAAGAGGTAAAATTATGCCTAGAAGACTTACTGGAAATTCTAAAAATGCTCAAGAAATGGTAGAAAAAGCAATAAAAAGAGCAAGACACATGGCTTTAGTTCCATATGTTGTTGATACTCAAAATGTTTCTGATACTGCATACGCAAGAACATTTTTATAA